Proteins from a single region of Rhea pennata isolate bPtePen1 chromosome 6, bPtePen1.pri, whole genome shotgun sequence:
- the COL6A2 gene encoding collagen alpha-2(VI) chain isoform X2, with the protein MFQQAFFPTLLCMVLVPLHAQFDFDPGDVSSTSCAEKRDCPINVYFIIDTSESVALQTVPIQSLVDQIKRFIPVFINKLENEVYQNQVSITWRFGGLHYSDVVEIYSPLTSSKDTYLIKLYAINYLGRGTFTDCAISNMTEQIQSQMAPGVNFAVVITDGHVTGSPCGGMKMQAERARDMGIKLFAVAPSENVYEQGLREIANLPHELYRNNYAITQKDTLDIDVNTTERIIQVMKHEAYGECYKMSCLEIAGPPGPKGYRGQKGAKGNMGEPGSPGLKGRQGDPGIEGPIGYPGPKGVPGLKGEKGEIGSDGRRGAAGLAGRNGTDGQKGKLGRIGPPGCKGDPGDKGPDGYPGDAGEQGQRGDEGAKGDPGRPGRSGPPGPPGEKGSPGLPGNAGAQGPPGSKGGRGEPGPPGPKGEPGRRGDPGTKGSKGSPGAKGERGDPGPEGPRGLPGEVGSKGARGDQGLPGPRGPSGAVGEPGNIGSRGDPGDLGPRGDAGPPGPKGDRGRPGFSYPGPRGLQGDKGEKGQPGPKGGRGELGPKGVQGTKGEKGEPGDPGPGGEPGPRGPTGEPGPEGIPGPPGDPGLTDCDVMTYVRETCGCCDCEKRCGALDIMFVIDSSESIGYTNFTLEKNFVVNVVSRLGSIAKDPKSETGARVGVVQYSHDGTFEAIKLDDERIDSLSSFKEAVKRLEWIAGGTWTPSALQFAYNKLIKESRREKAQVFAVVITDGRYDPRDDDKNLGALCGRDVLVNTIGIGDMFDQPEQSETLVSIACNEPQRVQKMRLFSDLVAEEFIDKMEDVLCPDPQIVCPELPCQTDDRNPGNVNPLIFRPMEEGVNIDFPSTTHSIAQFLNSTRETQDPSMYTQLVATLAYTAEKAKFATGNERQEWMDLFIDTFKMVHSEIVGDPETVLGLC; encoded by the exons ATGTTCCAACAAGCCTTTTTTCCCACTCTTCTTTGTATGGTGCTAGTTCCTCTCCATGCTCAGTTTGATTTCGATCCTGGAGACGTCAGTTCTACCTCCTGTGCAG AAAAGAGGGACTGCCCTATCAACGTGTACTTCATCATTGACACTTCGGAGAGTGTTGCTCTGCAGACTGTGCCTATCCAGAGCCTTGTGGATCAAATAAAGCGGTTCATCCCTGTGTTTATCAATAAACTGGAGAATGAGGTCTATCAGAACCAAGTCTCCATCACTTGGAGGTTTGGAGGACTTCATTACTCGGATGTGGTGGAAATTTACAGCCCTTTAACAAGCAGCAAAGACACATACCTCATCAAGCTGTATGCTATTAATTACCTTGGCCGGGGCACCTTCACAGACTGTGCTATCTCCAACATGACAGAGCAGATCCAGAGCCAAATGGCCCCTGGTGTGAATTTTGCAGTGGTCATCACAGATGGCCATGTAACTGGCAGTCCCTGTGGAGGAATGAAGATGCAAGCTGAGAGGGCACGAGACATGGGGATCAAGCTCTTTGCAGTGGCCCCCAGTGAGAACGTCTATGAGCAGGGACTACGGGAGATTGCCAACCTGCCACATGAGCTGTATCGCAACAACTATGCCATCACACAGAAAGACACCCTTGACATCGATGTGAACACTACAGAGAGGATAATCCAAGTCATG aAACATGAAGCATATGGAGAG tgctaCAAGATGAGCTGCCTGGAGATTGCAGGTCCACCTGGTCCTAAGGGATACCGAGGGCAGAAG GGTGCGAAGGGGAACATGGGTGAACCAGGCTCCCCCGGACTGAAGGGACGACAG gGTGATCCAGGTATTGAAGGCCCAATTGGATACCCTGGTCCGAAG GGTGTTCCAggactgaaaggagaaaag ggcGAGATTGGATCTGATGGACGAAGG GGTGCTGCTGGCTTGGCAGGCCGGAACGGCACTGATGGCCAGAAG GGCAAGCTGGGGAGAATTGGACCACCAGGCTGTAAGGGAGACCCTGGTGATAAG GGCCCTGATGGCTATCCAGGAGATGCAGGAGAACAAGGACAAAGAGGAGATGAAGGTGCAAAG GGAGATCCTGGCCGGCCTGGTCGCAGTGGACCTCCAGGACCTCCAGGGGAAAAAGGGAGCCCG ggTCTTCCAGGCAATGCTGGAGCCCAAGGACCTCCTGGAAGCAAGGGAGGAAGAGGTGAACCAGGACCTCCTGGGCCCAAAGGAGAGCCT GGTCGACGTGGAGATCCAGGGACAAAAGGCAGTAAAGGGAGCCCTGGGGCCAAGGGAGAAAGG GGAGATCCTGGTCCAGAAGGTCCTCGCGGCCTGCCCGGAGAAGTTGGAAGCAAAGGAGCAAGG ggAGACCAAGGACTGCCAGGACCTAGAGGCCCTTCAGGTGCTGTGGGAGAGCCAGGCAATATA GGATCGCGTGGAGATCCTGGTGACTTGGGCCCAAGAGGTGATGCAGGACCACCAGGACCAAAG GGTGACAGAGGCAGACCTGGGTTTAGCTATCCTGGTCCCAGAGGACTGCAG gGTGACAAGGGTGAGAAAGGGCAACCAGGACCAAAG GGAGGAAGAGGTGAGCTTGGACCAAAAGGAGTGCAAGGGACaaaaggagagaagggggaaCCA gGTGACCCTGGCCCAGGAGGTGAGCCTGGACCCCGAGGCCCAACTGGTGAACCAGGCCCTGAG GGAATTCCTGGACCACCAGGAGACCCTGGCCTAACT GACTGTGATGTGATGACCTACGTGAGAGAAACATGTGGATGTTGTG aCTGTGAGAAGCGCTGTGGTGCTCTGGATATTATGTTCGTCATAGACAGCTCAGAGAGTATTGGCTACACCAACTTCACTCTGGAGAAAAATTTTGTTGTCAATGTGGTCAGTCGGCTGGGCTCTATCGCCAAGGATCCTAAGTCAGAAACAG GTGCCCGTGTTGGGGTGGTGCAGTACAGTCATGATGGGACCTTTGAAGCCATCAAACTCGATGATGAACGCATAGATTCACTGTCAAGCTTCAAGGAAGCAGTGAAACGTCTGGAGTGGATTGCTGGGGGCACCTGGACACCATCTGCTCTCCAATTTGCCTACAACAAGCTCATTAAGGAAAGCAGGCGAGAGAAAGCCCAAGTGTTTGCTGTGGTGATAACAGATGGACGCTATGACCCCCGAGATGACGACAAGAACCTAGGGGCTCTTTGTGGTAGAGATGTGCTCGTCAACACCATTGGCATTGGGGACATGTTTGATCAGCCAGAACAAAGTGAGACCCTGGTCTCCATTGCTTGCAATGAACCTCAACGAGTCCAGAAGATGAGACTCTTCTCAGATCTGGTGGCAGAGGAATTCATTGACAAGATGGAGGATGTGCTCTGCCCAG atcCACAGATTGTTTGTCCTGAGCTGCCCTGTCAAACAG ATGACAGGAACCCTGGGAACGTAAACCCACTTATTTTCCGCCCCATGGAAGAGGGAGTCAACATAGATTTCCCCAGCACCACACATTCGATCGCCCAGTTCCTAAACTCCACGCGGGAAACCCAGGACCCCAGCATGTACACCCAGCTGGTGGCCACTTTGGCCTATACCGCCGAAAAAGCCAAGTTTGCCACTGGAAATGAGCGGCAAGAGTGGATGGACCTGTTCATTGACACCTTCAAAATGGTGCACAGCGAGATTGTGGGGGACCCAGAAACTGTGCTAGGGCTTTGCTGA
- the COL6A2 gene encoding collagen alpha-2(VI) chain isoform X1, with translation MFQQAFFPTLLCMVLVPLHAQFDFDPGDVSSTSCAEKRDCPINVYFIIDTSESVALQTVPIQSLVDQIKRFIPVFINKLENEVYQNQVSITWRFGGLHYSDVVEIYSPLTSSKDTYLIKLYAINYLGRGTFTDCAISNMTEQIQSQMAPGVNFAVVITDGHVTGSPCGGMKMQAERARDMGIKLFAVAPSENVYEQGLREIANLPHELYRNNYAITQKDTLDIDVNTTERIIQVMKHEAYGECYKMSCLEIAGPPGPKGYRGQKGAKGNMGEPGSPGLKGRQGDPGIEGPIGYPGPKGVPGLKGEKGEIGSDGRRGAAGLAGRNGTDGQKGKLGRIGPPGCKGDPGDKGPDGYPGDAGEQGQRGDEGAKGDPGRPGRSGPPGPPGEKGSPGLPGNAGAQGPPGSKGGRGEPGPPGPKGEPGRRGDPGTKGSKGSPGAKGERGDPGPEGPRGLPGEVGSKGARGDQGLPGPRGPSGAVGEPGNIGSRGDPGDLGPRGDAGPPGPKGDRGRPGFSYPGPRGLQGDKGEKGQPGPKGGRGELGPKGVQGTKGEKGEPGDPGPGGEPGPRGPTGEPGPEGIPGPPGDPGLTDCDVMTYVRETCGCCDCEKRCGALDIMFVIDSSESIGYTNFTLEKNFVVNVVSRLGSIAKDPKSETGARVGVVQYSHDGTFEAIKLDDERIDSLSSFKEAVKRLEWIAGGTWTPSALQFAYNKLIKESRREKAQVFAVVITDGRYDPRDDDKNLGALCGRDVLVNTIGIGDMFDQPEQSETLVSIACNEPQRVQKMRLFSDLVAEEFIDKMEDVLCPDPQIVCPELPCQTELAVAQCTQRPVDVVFLLDGSERIGEQNFRKAHNFVEEVARQLTLARSNNDNMNARIALMQYGSEKEQDVVFPLTYNLTEISNALAQIKYLDSSSNIGSAIIHAINNIVRSPGDTQRVARRNAELSFVFITDGITGSQNLEEAIDSMKKQDVMPTVVALGSDVDMDVLLKLGLGDRSAIFREKDYASLSQPSFFDRFIRWIC, from the exons ATGTTCCAACAAGCCTTTTTTCCCACTCTTCTTTGTATGGTGCTAGTTCCTCTCCATGCTCAGTTTGATTTCGATCCTGGAGACGTCAGTTCTACCTCCTGTGCAG AAAAGAGGGACTGCCCTATCAACGTGTACTTCATCATTGACACTTCGGAGAGTGTTGCTCTGCAGACTGTGCCTATCCAGAGCCTTGTGGATCAAATAAAGCGGTTCATCCCTGTGTTTATCAATAAACTGGAGAATGAGGTCTATCAGAACCAAGTCTCCATCACTTGGAGGTTTGGAGGACTTCATTACTCGGATGTGGTGGAAATTTACAGCCCTTTAACAAGCAGCAAAGACACATACCTCATCAAGCTGTATGCTATTAATTACCTTGGCCGGGGCACCTTCACAGACTGTGCTATCTCCAACATGACAGAGCAGATCCAGAGCCAAATGGCCCCTGGTGTGAATTTTGCAGTGGTCATCACAGATGGCCATGTAACTGGCAGTCCCTGTGGAGGAATGAAGATGCAAGCTGAGAGGGCACGAGACATGGGGATCAAGCTCTTTGCAGTGGCCCCCAGTGAGAACGTCTATGAGCAGGGACTACGGGAGATTGCCAACCTGCCACATGAGCTGTATCGCAACAACTATGCCATCACACAGAAAGACACCCTTGACATCGATGTGAACACTACAGAGAGGATAATCCAAGTCATG aAACATGAAGCATATGGAGAG tgctaCAAGATGAGCTGCCTGGAGATTGCAGGTCCACCTGGTCCTAAGGGATACCGAGGGCAGAAG GGTGCGAAGGGGAACATGGGTGAACCAGGCTCCCCCGGACTGAAGGGACGACAG gGTGATCCAGGTATTGAAGGCCCAATTGGATACCCTGGTCCGAAG GGTGTTCCAggactgaaaggagaaaag ggcGAGATTGGATCTGATGGACGAAGG GGTGCTGCTGGCTTGGCAGGCCGGAACGGCACTGATGGCCAGAAG GGCAAGCTGGGGAGAATTGGACCACCAGGCTGTAAGGGAGACCCTGGTGATAAG GGCCCTGATGGCTATCCAGGAGATGCAGGAGAACAAGGACAAAGAGGAGATGAAGGTGCAAAG GGAGATCCTGGCCGGCCTGGTCGCAGTGGACCTCCAGGACCTCCAGGGGAAAAAGGGAGCCCG ggTCTTCCAGGCAATGCTGGAGCCCAAGGACCTCCTGGAAGCAAGGGAGGAAGAGGTGAACCAGGACCTCCTGGGCCCAAAGGAGAGCCT GGTCGACGTGGAGATCCAGGGACAAAAGGCAGTAAAGGGAGCCCTGGGGCCAAGGGAGAAAGG GGAGATCCTGGTCCAGAAGGTCCTCGCGGCCTGCCCGGAGAAGTTGGAAGCAAAGGAGCAAGG ggAGACCAAGGACTGCCAGGACCTAGAGGCCCTTCAGGTGCTGTGGGAGAGCCAGGCAATATA GGATCGCGTGGAGATCCTGGTGACTTGGGCCCAAGAGGTGATGCAGGACCACCAGGACCAAAG GGTGACAGAGGCAGACCTGGGTTTAGCTATCCTGGTCCCAGAGGACTGCAG gGTGACAAGGGTGAGAAAGGGCAACCAGGACCAAAG GGAGGAAGAGGTGAGCTTGGACCAAAAGGAGTGCAAGGGACaaaaggagagaagggggaaCCA gGTGACCCTGGCCCAGGAGGTGAGCCTGGACCCCGAGGCCCAACTGGTGAACCAGGCCCTGAG GGAATTCCTGGACCACCAGGAGACCCTGGCCTAACT GACTGTGATGTGATGACCTACGTGAGAGAAACATGTGGATGTTGTG aCTGTGAGAAGCGCTGTGGTGCTCTGGATATTATGTTCGTCATAGACAGCTCAGAGAGTATTGGCTACACCAACTTCACTCTGGAGAAAAATTTTGTTGTCAATGTGGTCAGTCGGCTGGGCTCTATCGCCAAGGATCCTAAGTCAGAAACAG GTGCCCGTGTTGGGGTGGTGCAGTACAGTCATGATGGGACCTTTGAAGCCATCAAACTCGATGATGAACGCATAGATTCACTGTCAAGCTTCAAGGAAGCAGTGAAACGTCTGGAGTGGATTGCTGGGGGCACCTGGACACCATCTGCTCTCCAATTTGCCTACAACAAGCTCATTAAGGAAAGCAGGCGAGAGAAAGCCCAAGTGTTTGCTGTGGTGATAACAGATGGACGCTATGACCCCCGAGATGACGACAAGAACCTAGGGGCTCTTTGTGGTAGAGATGTGCTCGTCAACACCATTGGCATTGGGGACATGTTTGATCAGCCAGAACAAAGTGAGACCCTGGTCTCCATTGCTTGCAATGAACCTCAACGAGTCCAGAAGATGAGACTCTTCTCAGATCTGGTGGCAGAGGAATTCATTGACAAGATGGAGGATGTGCTCTGCCCAG atcCACAGATTGTTTGTCCTGAGCTGCCCTGTCAAACAG AGCTTGCAGTGGCCCAGTGCACACAGCGTCCTGTTGATGTCGTCTTCTTGCTCGATGGCTCTGAAAGGATTGGGGAACAGAATTTCCGGAAGGCCCACAACTTTGTGGAGGAGGTAGCCCGACAGCTCACACTGGCCAGAAGCAACAATGACAACATGAATGCCCGGATTGCGCTTATGCAGTACGGCAGTGAGAAGGAGCAAGATGTGGTCTTCCCACTAACGTACAACCTGACTGAAATCTCCAATGCCCTAGCGCAGATCAAGTATCTGGATTCATCCTCCAACATTGGGTCAGCCATCATTCACGCCATCAACAACATTGTGCGCAGCCCTGGGGACACACAACGAGTTGCCCGGCGCAACGCTGAGCTCTCCTTCGTCTTCATCACTGATGGCATCACAGGAAGCCAGAACCTTGAGGAGGCCATTGACTCCATGAAGAAACAGGATGTCATGCCCACAGTAGTGGCTCTTGGGAGTGACGTAGACATGGATGTCTTGCTGAAGCTTGGCCTCGGGGACCGGTCAGCCATATTCCGGGAGAAGGACTATGCCAGCCTCTCCCAGCCCAGCTTCTTTGACAGGTTTATTAGGTGGATATGTTAA